From Leptidea sinapis chromosome 3, ilLepSina1.1, whole genome shotgun sequence, a single genomic window includes:
- the LOC126979385 gene encoding diacylglycerol kinase eta-like — protein MSALPVPRAFADSRRSSAASAVSAASMQPENIPDVDEDIVKLISTNSTEPAYNLGVEKSDRRKSTSASPQDRLSLSNLSSCDTSSCRNLFRPDVEPTSGTYNSCSLTIPNLVVSDDSNKRDSSVQGETYESDQLTIIDIDKPYTDEVHFEMSHRAASASGEFTPERKLSSVDLEIDATSSEGSNISDDFSLVSEIIDSKPDDIDDGCIGHIDSPEVSETTYMNSETIHGESIMDDISSMLGQDVLLAMMGKNGENETYTDDTTLFTSDTVSDIPMDSRNPSIEKTNEAKFKYISKSKKPVDTDVEKFGFENRVFYLENAAKADEQVKYCSLAQFEEGSDIARKSFRKHLRKSLKKRVVDDTTVKHLLPRSTTEEFFKGEDTPLSPSTELSPNTVINENMIGNKEQTLVFPQINVVVEPPSPSHSDEKKSIRSTSRMASVLSDIFDHGTDTLSVHSPEPSIISARERRQSDNPKLLGCDSEYGQFLSCSPAASRRISCGSLFKPGEPDNRLTSSVSSIWGEGGMFGSTTKSESSDKIKKLPIINPLVQLPAWPHVTQGFISQCLLANADALCAAVSPLMDPDETLLEGFYERAVMNNYFGIGIDAKITLDFHNKREEHPEKCRSRARNYMWYGVLGSKEWVNRTYRHLGQRVQLECDGQRIPLPELQGIVVLNISSFMGGTNFWGGTRGDDIFLAPSFDDRILEVVAVFGSAQMAASRLINLQKHRIAQCRAVQINILGDEGVPVQVDGEAWLQPPGCVRIIHKNRAQMLCRSRALETSLRTWDEKQQQKAQAGNIGRSLPSAEATNLLSLLDDINTVVKHVKLSCISESGSGRVSNALSIARRVAAQADALQDADGRLLPPPHLRRLLATLIESCHELLESGAAGAAANTLRAQLARCCTRDGLAYISADEAPKKGNRWLRSRRSVSESGTASAQAQVKSWGIKEVQAWLESIELGEYAEAFAKHDVTGRELLSLARRDLRDLGVTKVGHVKRILQAVKDLQ, from the exons ATGTCAGCACTACCTGTTCCACGTGCCTTCGCTGACAGCCGCCGATCTTCAGCAGCAAGTGCCGTTTCTGCAGCCTCTATGCAGCCTgaaaa cATTCCAGACGTAGATGAAGATATAGTTAAGTTAATAAGTACTAACTCAACGGAACCAGCGTATAACTTGGGGGTGGAGAAAAGCGACCGAAGGAAATCTACTTCAGCATCGCCTCAAGATCGCCTTTCACTCTCAAACCTGTCCTCCTGTGATACTAGCTCGTGCAGAAACTTGTTTAGGCCAGACGTAGAACCCACGAGCGGAACTTATAATAGCTGTAGTCTAACTATACCTAATTTAGTTGTGTCAGATGATAGTAATAAGAGAGATTCGTCGGTACAGGGAGAAACTTATGAATCGGACCAATTGACTATAATAGACATTGACAAACCGTACACGGATGAAGTTCACTTTGAAATGTCTCACAGAGCGGCGTCAGCTAGTGGCGAATTTACTCCGGAGAGGAAACTCTCTAGCGTTGATTTGGAAATAGATGCGACCAGTTCCGAAGGGTCCAATATAAGTGATGACTTTAGTTTAGTATCAGAGATAATTGACTCAAAACCGGACGATATTGACGATGGGTGTATTGGTCACATAGATTCGCCTGAAGTTTCAGAAACTACTTATATGAACTCAGAGACTATACACGGTGAATCTATAATGGATGACATAAGTTCAATGCTCGGACAGGATGTTCTTCTAGCCATGATGGGGAAGAATGGGGAAAACGAGACGTACACTGATGACACAACCCTGTTTACATCAGATACGGTTTCGGATATACCAATGGATAGTCGAAACCCAAGTATTGAAAAAACGAATGAGgctaaatttaaatacatatctAAAAGTAAAAAGCCTGTTGATACCGACGTGGAAAagtttggatttgaaaacagagtattttatttagaaaatgcagCTAAAGCCGATGAACAAGTTAAATATTGTAGTCTTGCACAATTTGAGGAGGGAAGCGATATAGCGAGAAAGTCATTCAGAAAGCACCTTAGAAAAAGTTTAAAGAAACGCGTGGTTGACGACACTACTGTAAAACATTTACTTCCTCGATCTACGACTGAAGAGTTTTTTAAGGGCGAAGATACTCCTTTATCTCCGAGTACAGAACTTAGCCCAAATAcagtaataaatgaaaacatGATTGGTAACAAAGAACAAACACTGGTGTTTCCACAAATAAATGTAGTTGTGGAACCACCTTCGCCGTCTCATAGCGATGAAAAGAAAAGCATAAGGAGCACTAGTCGAATGGCATCAGTACTCAGTGACATATTCGACCATGGCACAGATACACTGAGCGTGCATTCACCTGAACCAAGTATAATAAGTGCCAGGGAACGCAGACAATCTGACAATCCGAAACTACTGGGATGCGATTCTGAGTACGGTCAATTTTTGAGCTGCTCCCCAGCTGCTTCGCGGCGTATCTCTTGCGGCAGCCTATTCAAGCCTGGGGAACCAgataa cAGACTGACGTCGTCCGTGTCATCAATATGGGGTGAGGGCGGCATGTTCGGGTCTACGACTAAATCTGAATCAAGCGATAAGATCAAAAAGCTGCCAATAATCAATCCCCTCGTCCAATTGCCCGCGTGGCCACACGTCACACAAGGATTCATCAGCCAATGTCTTCTCGCAAACGCCGACGCTTTATGTGCGGCCGTCAGCCCACTCATGGACCCAGATGAAACACTCTTGGAAGGATTCTATGAAAGGGCTGTGATGAATAATTATTTCGGCATCGGTATTGATGCGAAGATAACCTTGGATTTTCATAACAAGAGGGAGGAACATCCTGAGAAGTGTAGGTCTAGGGCGAGGAACTATATGTGGTATGGAGTTCTTGGATCAAAGGAATGGGTCAATAGAACCTATAG gcatctcgGCCAGAGAGTACAATTAGAATGTGATGGACAGAGAATTCCTCTACCAGAACTTCAGGGTATCGTCGTACTGAACATTTCATCATTTATGGGAGGGACCAACTTCTGGGGCGGTACGAGAGGTGATGACATCTTCCTAGCGCCGTCATTTGATGATCGCATATTAGAG GTCGTTGCTGTCTTTGGCTCGGCCCAAATGGCAGCGTCTCGGCTAATAAACCTGCAGAAGCATCGCATAGCCCAATGCAGAGCCGTTCAGATCAACATCCTAGGAGACGAAGGCGTGCCCGTACAGGTGGACGGTGAGGCGTGGCTGCAGCCTCCAGGGTGCGTGCGGATCATACACAAGAACCGCGCGCAAATGCTGTGCCGTTCCAGGGCCTTGGAAACCAGCCTGAG GACCTGGGACGAGAAACAACAACAGAAAGCTCAAGCTGGCAACATAGGCCGTTCCCTGCCATCGGCTGAAGCGACGAATCTCCTAAGCCTGTTGGATGATATTAACACCGTTGTCAAACAT GTAAAGCTGTCTTGTATAAGCGAGAGTGGGTCGGGAAGGGTATCTAACGCGCTGTCCATCGCGCGACGAGTCGCGGCACAGGCAGACGCCCTACAAGATGCCGACGGCAGATTGTTGCCGCCGCCACACCTGAGGAGGCTGTTGGCGACGCTG ATCGAATCCTGCCACGAGCTGTTGGAAAGCGGCGCAGCGGGCGCGGCGGCAAATACACTGCGAGCACAACTGGCGCGGTGTTGTACGCGGGACGGACTCGCGTACATCAGTGCGGATGAG GCACCGAAGAAAGGCAACCGTTGGCTGCGAAGCCGGCGCAGCGTATCCGAAAGTGGCACAGCATCAGCTCAAGCCCAGGTGAAGTCGTGGGGCATCAAGGAGGTGCAAGCCTGGCTGGAAAGCATCGAACTCGGAGAGTACGCTGAGGCGTTCGCAAAGCATGACGTGACAGGACGAGAGCTGCTGTCGCTGGCACGGCGAGACCTTCGGGATCTCGGTGTCACTAAGGTCGGCCATGTTAAGCGCATCCTACAAGCAGTCAAGGATCTTCAGTGA